From the Psilocybe cubensis strain MGC-MH-2018 chromosome 6, whole genome shotgun sequence genome, the window CACGAGTTCAGAAGAAAGGATGTAGATTAGATCCAGACCTGGCACTCCAACTCACGGGTCAAGAACGGTTCTCAGCCCTTTTGCACGTCCCAAATCCCGGCACATGATCACTTCTCATCGGCACGTGCAAGTTCATGAGAGTCGAGACGGGACTCATTGACTGAAACATAACTATTAGTCAATGACAGTAATTGCCATGGCGCTGTGCACCTTTACGCACCTTATTCTTTTAACTGTATCATTGACGGCTGGCCAATCAAACGACTTATCTCGAAGACTCGCACCTCCATTCAAACATTTATGCAATCAAAACCTACCATCCGAACTTGCCAAGAGTCTCTTTGCCGTGTAAAATTAGTATGAAAATATGACTGCCGCAGCCTGCTAGCAATACCCATTGCTTCTTTGATGTGGACCATCTTCGCCATGGCTATTTCTTGCTGACTTATGCTTCGCGTTGACTGCCTATTCCGCACATCTTCGGTGTTATGCATATATATTCAAAGAAATGTCGTCTGCAAATTGGTCCAAGCTATATGCCAGTGACCCTTCGACGGGCAACGACCTGACTCTGCCTGGTCAAGATCCCTCACAATTTTCGACAAAAAGAATGGGTTAAAAAGTAAACAGTCTGCGACTCAAGGATACAAATTAACCGACAAATACCCAGTTACTGTGAGCAAAAAGTATGCATCATTCGATATATATCATTGCTGGGGATACTACTATACCTTCTCTGTAGTGATACTTCAAGGTGACAAATGAACTTGCACCTATCCGGGCTCATATCAACGACAATCAACTTTTTCATCAGAAATTGACGGGACGCAATCTTTTTTGCGCCACGCATACCATCTGATCGTATGTCCTATTACAGCCCTTTTGGGAGTTTAGCAATTATACTTACTCCCTATGTGTGGGGTGGGGTACATAACAGTTCTACCGAAAGATCAGAAATTTTCCAAGAATGGAATACCGGCAATTGATACTTATCAAGCGGCATTGACTTTTGGATGTTTGCGGTACGGTCTGGTACGGTAAAATCATCCCAGGCACCCAGTAACCAACGTCTACACACTCCCACGAACCGTAAATCAGCTCATGGATGCATATTAAGGAGCGACGGGGTGAATCTAATAATTGAACATCTCGTCGAGGGATTCAAAAGGAAGTCACGCCGGATTAGACTTTATAGAGCTTGTCTCACCAGGGCTTCTCTTTGCAAACCGTAATGTCTGTTGCCGACCTACTGCCAATGTCCTTCCAGCAAGCGCAAGGGGGAGCTCTTATTCTCGCAATAGGCGCGTTTTGTTGGGCGTATCTACGAACTCGGCGCTCAAATCTTCCATATCCTCCTGGGCCTCCACCAAAGAACATCATAGCAGGGAACCTGACCGACCTTCCTCCAAAAAGGGCATGGGAGACCTACTCGAAATGGGCAGAACAATACAATAGTGAGTATCTTTTGCCAGTGGTTAATTGCGCTAACACACATCTCATTATTTCATTAGGTGATATAATTCACTTCCGGGTATTTGGACAACATATGGTTATCTTGCAAACCCTTGACCTCTCTCGAGAACTACTGGAAAAAAGGTCTACCGTGTATTCGGATAGACCATACAACGCTATGATCGATCTGTAGGGCATGCCACACGTAGTGTTCCATCTGATAACACTAACCTGTAATCTCTCAGCATGGAGTGGGATATTGCGGTGGGATTCAAGCCCTACGGTCCCGAATGGAGGCATCACAGAAAGCTGTTTCAGCAAGGTTTCAGGACAGGTACAACAACCCTCCGGTACAGGGCCATCCAGACCGATAAAGTGAACGACTTTCTTCGTGCTCTCCTCGACAATCCTAACAAATTCAGACAACACTGCAAAGCGTGAGCCTTATCTAGGGTCATGTTCGGGTTTCGTAAATTGACTTTTTTCAGGCTGTCGGCTGCCGTCATCATGCGCGTGATATATGGATACGACTCCGCCCCTGAGGAAGACTATTTCGTCGAACTTTCGGAAGCAGCGATGGTGAAAATGTGTGATTCGTGGGTCGCGCCCGGGGCTATGGTGGTGAACACTATCCCTATCCTTAGACACCTTCCCAGCTGGTTCCCCGGAGCCGCTTTCAAGAAATATGCTATTGAAGGTCAAGAATTGACGAGAAAGATCAGAGATGTCCCATTTGCGTTTGTTACGAAAAGCCTGGTAAGTATCACGCCTTTCTTTGCACGTAAACTAACAGTATGTGAACTATGAAATTACCAGGCCGAAGGAACAGCCAAACATTCAGTGGTTTCTGAGATGATTGCAAACAACGAAGAGCATGAAACCATTAAAGAAGTTGCTGCAACCGGATACGGAGGTCTGTCCTCTGTTGAAGAAGCTTATCTATCTAAAAGTCTTATAATTCATTGTTGACAGCTGGAGCCGATACGGTAAGCACTCTCCTTGGCTCGTCTCATTCTTGCGGAAAAATGATCACTTTATTTGTATTGTAGACTATGGCCACCCTAGCGTGGTTCTTTTATGCTATGATACTTCATCCTGAGGTTCAAAGGAAGGCCCACGAAGAGCTTGATAGGGTCATTGGAAATAAGCGGCTTCCGACTTATGATGACCGCGATTCTTTGCCATACATAGAAGCCGTGGTCAGAGAAGTTCTTCGTTGGAGGCCGATAGTTCCTTTAGGTTTACCTCATGCCACCTCTTTTGATGATATCTATAATGGCCACTTCATCCCCAAGGGTACGTACTGATATCACTATTAGTAGTACTTAATAATCATCTACAGCAGGCACCATTGTAATGGCTAACCTTTGGTGTGTTTCCTTTCATCCTTCTGCGATTGTCGATCTCATTTTAACGCTAACAGGGCCATTGCTTATGATAAGAATATCTATGAAAAGCCAGAGATTTTTAATCCGGACCGTTACTTTAACAAGGATGGCACATTAACTACGGAAGGTATCCATTCAGAAGTATGGTCTTTCGGATTTGGTAGACGGTTAGTACAAATCTCACTTGacgttatttttttttttcaatgctGATGACTCCGTTTTCAGCATTTGCCCCGGTCGTCAGTTGGCACTTGACACGGTAAGGACAAGTTGATTTAATTCTCAGCTGGACGTTGACATTTATCCTTTTTTCCAAATTAGATCTGGCTGGCAGTAGCCACTGTTCTATCTACTTTTGATATTctaaaaaagaaagacgcCAACGGGAACGTTATTCCTGTTGATGAAGATATTGAAGTCGCTGATGGACTTGTCAGGTGTGTCCTCAATTCAATTCGCACATTGTTTGCCACATCAATCTAATTTCTTCGTTCAAAGCCATGCTGCAGACTTCCAATGTGCAGTAACACCTAGATCAAATGTGGCCAGACAAGTCATCGTTGAATCTGTTGCGAAAGAATAGGCGCACTGACTACAACCGGGATGTATAATGTCCAACGATGGAAGAACATGCACGAATATACACAAGACTAACCTGCTGCATACCAGAGACCGCACTGTGTATAGAGTATCCTGCAAGATACTGTTGGTAAAAATTCTAGTAACTAGTATCAATGTAAGCCATAGTTGTTCGCAAATCAATCGTATCCGTTTTTGCCTGGAACGACACCAAATGCAGGTCCTCCCCGTCCAAACATTTTGCGTAAATCACTGGCCAATTCATGTGGTTGCTCGTGCGCCGCAAAGTGGCCCCCTTTTTGGTGGTCAGATTCAAAAACTAGGTTGGGTGCTTTGAGCCACCTGAGAGCGTTTGAATTTAATCAGATTAATGATATGCACATATTATGGCTTCAACGTACTTGCGAGGAAGGACAATGAGCTCTTTCGGGAAATAGGAGTGACCCATTGGGGTGGTTGTTGGCTGAGGGGTAATACCGGTAAGGAATGTTGGATTCGCATTAGAAACCTCGTAATATATTCGCACTGATGCTGCGGGCCCGGCGCGCGAAAACCAGTATATGGAAATCCAAGTTAACACTGGATATAACGCTCAACCTCAAGCTGGACAGGGAATATAGTTGGGAAAGTTCGTaccttcatcatcctcccAGGGATAATTGTCAGTCCATGTAACCAACTTTTCGTATATCCATCCTAGCAGACCGACAGGAGAATCAGCCAAACTGTAGCCTAGGGTCTGTGGCTGAGTCGCCTGTTCATGGAAATATCCACTCGACTTCTGATGGTACCACTGTGATCTTTCGAGACCTTTCTTGTCAGCTGCAGTGAGTCCCGAGAATAATTGAGAAAGATAGGTTAAAGGATTGCgaattggatgaggaggCGGTGCtcttgaaaaaaaagttcCAGCCCGTAAGATACTGAGACGATGTTATTTAGATTGTCTATACTTACAAAGCGATATTTGTATGCCATGCTTTGCAGTGCTTTTGACCATATAACTGAACCAACCGGCGAGTGATCTGTCAATGCATTGTACGTTAAAGCCGAGACGTATTTTGCGCAAAGTATTTGACCAACAAAAAAGCCCCAATCCCCTCCTTGAGTGACTGTCAATTTGAAAGGCAAAATAAACAATGGAACGTTGTTGATTACTTATGGCTGAACGAACCGTATTCGTTATACCCGAGAGCGAGCATCAACTTATTTCCAACCTAAAACCTATTGCGTCAAAATAATACAACTAACAGATGTCTGATAACGATACCTCTGCGAATTGGACAAGTTCGAAGCCTTTCTTCTTGGGGGCTTCGGAGAATCCATATCCTGGAAGACTAATAGCGACAACATGAAAACTGGGATGGTCTGAAGATCCTTCGGTAAGCAAAGGCAGCATCTTGCGTATCTCATAGAAGCTTCCAGGCCCTAAACAGTCATTCAATAAAATTGCAACAGGATAGCTAGTAGATTCCACTTACATCCGTGAACGAACAACAGGGGAATGGCATCCGTTACGGCACTTTTCTTATGGACGTAGTGGATGTTGAGTTTTCCGAAGCCGTCGACCTCAATATCTCGGGTAAATTGTGGTAATTCTTCATTGAGTTGTGCCTCGTGTTTTTTCCAGTCATAACCATCTTTCCATCGTGCGACCAGGCGCCGCATGTCAGCCAACGGGGGACCGTAGTCCCATCCAGCCCCATCTAATTCATCTGGGAAGACAGTGGCCTCCAGCTTTCGACGAAGTTGATCAATTCGTTCGTCCGAAACCGCAATTTTGAATGGTGCCTCTGTCATGGGAGATTCCAGGCGAATATCTTACCAGTACTACTTGTGGAGGCAGTGTATACAAGGAAGACCGGTGAGACTGGGTTTGGTTATTGAAAGTTCGACAACAGCTATTTGTATACGGTCAGAGAACACCTTGAATTTCTCTAATAGAAGCACAGAAATAGGTCTTTCGCTTCCCATCCCTAGGTACCGAAGGAAGAATTTTAATAAACTGTATAGGAACATTCATAaagcacacacacacaatgAGAAAGCAAGCACATACCACACCGTTAGGTAAAAAGAAGATGCGATTTTTCGTAATATGTAATTGATATATGGTATTCTGAACAAGATGGTAGTCGGTGAACGTAAAACAATAAACTAGAATGATTTGGGCTTTGGTTAGATGACCTGTACAGTATAACGCAAGTATGAGCCAACTGAAAACAGCAACAGATGGTGAAAATGGGCGTAATTAGCATTGATTCGAAAAATGAACGGGCCGAAGCAGTGCAGTGTGTAAATCTGCCAAGGGAACGCGTGTTACAATTAGTTCTCGTTACCAAAACTAAAGTACATGACACGGCGAGGGGTTAATTTCCAGCTCTATGTGATTCCAAGGGGCCCTCCCCGGAGCTTACCGAGAAATCAACCCTACCCTTGAGGTCAAGggagtggctgtgttgcTGGTGCAGCAGagcctgaagctt encodes:
- a CDS encoding Cytochrome P450 monooxygenase 98, giving the protein MSVADLLPMSFQQAQGGALILAIGAFCWAYLRTRRSNLPYPPGPPPKNIIAGNLTDLPPKRAWETYSKWAEQYNSDIIHFRVFGQHMVILQTLDLSRELLEKRSTVYSDRPYNAMIDLMEWDIAVGFKPYGPEWRHHRKLFQQGFRTGTTTLRYRAIQTDKVNDFLRALLDNPNKFRQHCKALSAAVIMRVIYGYDSAPEEDYFVELSEAAMVKMCDSWVAPGAMVVNTIPILRHLPSWFPGAAFKKYAIEGQELTRKIRDVPFAFVTKSLAEGTAKHSVVSEMIANNEEHETIKEVAATGYGAGADTTMATLAWFFYAMILHPEVQRKAHEELDRVIGNKRLPTYDDRDSLPYIEAVVREVLRWRPIVPLGLPHATSFDDIYNGHFIPKGTIVMANLWAIAYDKNIYEKPEIFNPDRYFNKDGTLTTEGIHSEVWSFGFGRRICPGRQLALDTIWLAVATVLSTFDILKKKDANGNVIPVDEDIEVADGLVSHAADFQCAVTPRSNVARQVIVESVAKE
- a CDS encoding Putative epoxide hydrolase, whose translation is MTEAPFKIAVSDERIDQLRRKLEATVFPDELDGAGWDYGPPLADMRRLVARWKDGYDWKKHEAQLNEELPQFTRDIEVDGFGKLNIHYVHKKSAVTDAIPLLFVHGWPGSFYEIRKMLPLLTEGSSDHPSFHVVAISLPGYGFSEAPKKKGFELVQFAEVGNKLMLALGYNEYVTQGGDWGFFITRRLVQLYGQKHCKAWHTNIALAPPPHPIRNPLTYLSQLFSGLTAADKKGLERSQWYHQKSSGYFHEQATQPQTLGYSLADSPVGLLGWIYEKLVTWTDNYPWEDDEVLTWISIYWFSRAGPAASVRIYYEVSNANPTFLTGITPQPTTTPMGHSYFPKELIVLPRKWLKAPNLVFESDHQKGGHFAAHEQPHELASDLRKMFGRGGPAFGVVPGKNGYD